Genomic segment of Arthrobacter antioxidans:
ACGGAACGGTGCAGGCAGCCACCGAACTGCGCGACGCCACCACCCTTTGACGCCCCAACCGACGCGCCCCAGCTTTTCGAACCAGCGAACGAAATTCTGACAACTCGGAAGAGCGCGGTTTGCATGCGTTCGAATGAGCTATCGGCTGACTCTCGGCTGTCTCATCAAATGATCATCTGACCGGACACGCGGGGAGGCCATACGGCGGGTCGGCGAACTTCAGTTGTGATTCGCAGCTCCAACTGGCTGTGTTTTCGTAGTATTCGGTGGCTGTAGGACCCTCTCCGAAACTTCGGCGGTGGGGCTCAGAGGCCACCTGATGAGGACCGGGCAATGGCGGTTGGGCGTGAACCGACATTGGCGGTGTTCGTAGACGTTCGGGGTGCCGTCATCGTCCGCGTCGATCTCCTCCTCCGGTCTTGAGGGGCGTGCAGTTCCCGTCGCGGGTGTGCAGGTTGATCGAGGCCGCGAGGGCAGCCATGAGGGAGGTAGTGAGGATGCCGACCCGGGTGGGGTCGCTGGTGGCCCCGTCGTCGCCAAAGCTGAGATTCGTGAGCCGGCATTTTGGTGTCCTCGGTTGGGCTGTCTATCGCGGACGGATTCGGTCTCCTAGAGTGTGGGGCGTGGACGACGTAGGCGTGTTGCGCGCGGACCTGGTGCGCCGCCAGCTCGGTGACACGGTCGCTCTTGATGGGGTGTCACTCGCCGTCGAGCCTGGGCAGGTGCATGCCCTCGTCGGCCTCAACGGTGCGGGCAAGACAACTCTCCTGCGGGTGCTGCTCGGTATGCTCCGCCCTGACGCGGGGTTTGTCACGCTCGGGGGTGTCGCGCTCTCCAGTCTCGAGCCCGAGGCGTGGTCCGGCGTCGGGCACACTCTCGAAACGCCTTTCGCGTACCCGGAGCTGGATGTGCGGCGGAACCTGGAGATTGCTGCGCGGCTTCGGCTCGTCGAGCCCGGCCGCATCCGTGAGATGGTCGAGTGGTCTTTGTCGGCCCTCGATCTTGGTGCGTATGCCGGGGTGGTCGCGCGACGGCTGTCGCAGGGGAACCGGCAGCGGGTCGGACTGGCGGCGGCGCTGCAACACGCGCCGGACACAGTTGTGCTCGATGAGCCGTCCAATGCGCTCGACCCGGCGGGTGTTCTGCTGTTGCGCGAGATTCTGCTGCGGCTTCGCGATGCTGGCGCCGCGATTCTTGTGTCCAGTCATCACCTCGACGAGGTTGCCCGCATCGCGGACCGCATCACGCTCATGAACCGGGGTCGTGTCATCGGCGGCCTCGATCCCGACACTCTCGACCTCGAACGCTCCTTCTTCGCCGCGGTGCACGCCGACGACGAGGCACGAGAATGAACCATCTCGGCGTTGCGTTCGCCGTTGAGGCGCGGAAGGCTGCGGCTTCTCGGGTCTTCCGCACCATCACGTGGCTGCTCCTGGCCGGCCTCGGCGTGTTGAGTGGCAGCCTCGTGCTCGCCGTGCG
This window contains:
- a CDS encoding ABC transporter ATP-binding protein, translating into MDDVGVLRADLVRRQLGDTVALDGVSLAVEPGQVHALVGLNGAGKTTLLRVLLGMLRPDAGFVTLGGVALSSLEPEAWSGVGHTLETPFAYPELDVRRNLEIAARLRLVEPGRIREMVEWSLSALDLGAYAGVVARRLSQGNRQRVGLAAALQHAPDTVVLDEPSNALDPAGVLLLREILLRLRDAGAAILVSSHHLDEVARIADRITLMNRGRVIGGLDPDTLDLERSFFAAVHADDEARE